In Sander lucioperca isolate FBNREF2018 chromosome 12, SLUC_FBN_1.2, whole genome shotgun sequence, one DNA window encodes the following:
- the LOC116058589 gene encoding mitochondrial carrier homolog 1 isoform X1, with product MESPENISGQEVGVEQDATPTLVDVDTALLLLGAGVTAITHPLLYVKLLIQVGHEPLPPTVGTTMFGRRVLYLPGFFSYAHHIVKVDGKRGLFRGLSPRIVSSAISTVVRSKVKQQVELLSKRDELQTSLRKVVKETSHEMIIQCLSRVATHPFHVMSVRCMAQFVGREVKYGGIFSCIVKIFKEEGVAGFYVGLIPHVAGEVLFLWFCNLLAHFINTYAVDESVSPSPLWMLEERVYERQQAMFTQASAIRSYTKFVMGIAVSALTYPFMLVADIMAVNNCGLAAGLPPHSPIFKSWLQCWNHLSHKDQLFRGSSFFFRRVPVTSRPSTEG from the exons ATGGAATCGCCAGAAAACATCTCCGGTCAGGAAGTCGGTGTTGAGCAGGATGCTACACCGACTCTCGTGGATGTGGACACCGCGTTGTTGCTGCTGGGAGCGGGAGTAACAGCCATCACACACCCGCTGTTATATGTGAAGCTGCTAATACag GTGGGACATGAACCTCTTCCCCCAACTGTGGGCACAACTATGTTTGGACGAAGAGTCTTGTACCTGCCTGGCTTCTTCTCCTACG CACATCACATTGTGAAAGTAGATGGAAAGAGAGGACTCTTCCGCGGCCTCTCGCCCCGTATCGTGTCCAGCGCCATCTCCACTGTGGTCAGGAGCAAAGTGAAACAG CAGGTGGAGCTTCTATCCAAGAGAGATGAGCTGCAGACATCACTTAGGAAAGTGGTGAAGGAG ACCTCACATGAGATGATCATCCAGTGCCTGTCCAGAGTAGCCACTCATCCTTTTCATG TTATGTCAGTGCGGTGTATGGCCCAGTTTGTTGGCAGAGAGGTGAAGTATGG TGGGATATTCAGTTGTATTGTCAAGATTTTTAAGGAGGAAGGAGTTGCTGGATTCTATGT cgGGCTCATACCCCACGTGGCGGGAGAAGTCCTCTTCCTGTGGTTTTGTAACCTCCTGGCTCACTTTATTAACACCTACGCTGTAGACGAAAGTGTAAGTCCTTCACCTTTATGGATGCTAGAAGAGAGAGTGTACGAAAGACAACAAGCTATG TTCACTCAGGCCTCAGCGATACGAAGCTACACTAAGTTTGTGATGGGT ATTGCAGTGAGTGCTCTGACATATCCATTCATGCTGGTGGCCGATATTATGGCAGTCAACAACTGTGG CTTGGCTGCAGGTCTTCCTCCTCACTCTCCCATCTTCAAGTCCTGGCTGCAATGCTGGAATCACCTGAGCCACAAG GATCAGCTCTTCAGAGGATCCAGCTTCTTTTTCCGCCGGGTGCCCGTCACCTCCCGGCCCTCCACCGAGGGATAA
- the LOC116058589 gene encoding mitochondrial carrier homolog 1 isoform X2 has protein sequence MESPENISGQEVGVEQDATPTLVDVDTALLLLGAGVTAITHPLLYVKLLIQVGHEPLPPTVGTTMFGRRVLYLPGFFSYAHHIVKVDGKRGLFRGLSPRIVSSAISTVVRSKVKQVELLSKRDELQTSLRKVVKETSHEMIIQCLSRVATHPFHVMSVRCMAQFVGREVKYGGIFSCIVKIFKEEGVAGFYVGLIPHVAGEVLFLWFCNLLAHFINTYAVDESVSPSPLWMLEERVYERQQAMFTQASAIRSYTKFVMGIAVSALTYPFMLVADIMAVNNCGLAAGLPPHSPIFKSWLQCWNHLSHKDQLFRGSSFFFRRVPVTSRPSTEG, from the exons ATGGAATCGCCAGAAAACATCTCCGGTCAGGAAGTCGGTGTTGAGCAGGATGCTACACCGACTCTCGTGGATGTGGACACCGCGTTGTTGCTGCTGGGAGCGGGAGTAACAGCCATCACACACCCGCTGTTATATGTGAAGCTGCTAATACag GTGGGACATGAACCTCTTCCCCCAACTGTGGGCACAACTATGTTTGGACGAAGAGTCTTGTACCTGCCTGGCTTCTTCTCCTACG CACATCACATTGTGAAAGTAGATGGAAAGAGAGGACTCTTCCGCGGCCTCTCGCCCCGTATCGTGTCCAGCGCCATCTCCACTGTGGTCAGGAGCAAAGTGAAACAG GTGGAGCTTCTATCCAAGAGAGATGAGCTGCAGACATCACTTAGGAAAGTGGTGAAGGAG ACCTCACATGAGATGATCATCCAGTGCCTGTCCAGAGTAGCCACTCATCCTTTTCATG TTATGTCAGTGCGGTGTATGGCCCAGTTTGTTGGCAGAGAGGTGAAGTATGG TGGGATATTCAGTTGTATTGTCAAGATTTTTAAGGAGGAAGGAGTTGCTGGATTCTATGT cgGGCTCATACCCCACGTGGCGGGAGAAGTCCTCTTCCTGTGGTTTTGTAACCTCCTGGCTCACTTTATTAACACCTACGCTGTAGACGAAAGTGTAAGTCCTTCACCTTTATGGATGCTAGAAGAGAGAGTGTACGAAAGACAACAAGCTATG TTCACTCAGGCCTCAGCGATACGAAGCTACACTAAGTTTGTGATGGGT ATTGCAGTGAGTGCTCTGACATATCCATTCATGCTGGTGGCCGATATTATGGCAGTCAACAACTGTGG CTTGGCTGCAGGTCTTCCTCCTCACTCTCCCATCTTCAAGTCCTGGCTGCAATGCTGGAATCACCTGAGCCACAAG GATCAGCTCTTCAGAGGATCCAGCTTCTTTTTCCGCCGGGTGCCCGTCACCTCCCGGCCCTCCACCGAGGGATAA
- the LOC116058589 gene encoding mitochondrial carrier homolog 1 isoform X3 produces the protein MESPENISGQEVGVEQDATPTLVDVDTALLLLGAGVTAITHPLLYVKLLIQVGHEPLPPTVGTTMFGRRVLYLPGFFSYAHHIVKVDGKRGLFRGLSPRIVSSAISTVVRSKVKQQVELLSKRDELQTSLRKVVKETSHEMIIQCLSRVATHPFHVMSVRCMAQFVGREVKYGGIFSCIVKIFKEEGVAGFYVGLIPHVAGEVLFLWFCNLLAHFINTYAVDESFTQASAIRSYTKFVMGIAVSALTYPFMLVADIMAVNNCGLAAGLPPHSPIFKSWLQCWNHLSHKDQLFRGSSFFFRRVPVTSRPSTEG, from the exons ATGGAATCGCCAGAAAACATCTCCGGTCAGGAAGTCGGTGTTGAGCAGGATGCTACACCGACTCTCGTGGATGTGGACACCGCGTTGTTGCTGCTGGGAGCGGGAGTAACAGCCATCACACACCCGCTGTTATATGTGAAGCTGCTAATACag GTGGGACATGAACCTCTTCCCCCAACTGTGGGCACAACTATGTTTGGACGAAGAGTCTTGTACCTGCCTGGCTTCTTCTCCTACG CACATCACATTGTGAAAGTAGATGGAAAGAGAGGACTCTTCCGCGGCCTCTCGCCCCGTATCGTGTCCAGCGCCATCTCCACTGTGGTCAGGAGCAAAGTGAAACAG CAGGTGGAGCTTCTATCCAAGAGAGATGAGCTGCAGACATCACTTAGGAAAGTGGTGAAGGAG ACCTCACATGAGATGATCATCCAGTGCCTGTCCAGAGTAGCCACTCATCCTTTTCATG TTATGTCAGTGCGGTGTATGGCCCAGTTTGTTGGCAGAGAGGTGAAGTATGG TGGGATATTCAGTTGTATTGTCAAGATTTTTAAGGAGGAAGGAGTTGCTGGATTCTATGT cgGGCTCATACCCCACGTGGCGGGAGAAGTCCTCTTCCTGTGGTTTTGTAACCTCCTGGCTCACTTTATTAACACCTACGCTGTAGACGAAAGT TTCACTCAGGCCTCAGCGATACGAAGCTACACTAAGTTTGTGATGGGT ATTGCAGTGAGTGCTCTGACATATCCATTCATGCTGGTGGCCGATATTATGGCAGTCAACAACTGTGG CTTGGCTGCAGGTCTTCCTCCTCACTCTCCCATCTTCAAGTCCTGGCTGCAATGCTGGAATCACCTGAGCCACAAG GATCAGCTCTTCAGAGGATCCAGCTTCTTTTTCCGCCGGGTGCCCGTCACCTCCCGGCCCTCCACCGAGGGATAA
- the LOC116058589 gene encoding mitochondrial carrier homolog 1 isoform X4, whose product MFGRRVLYLPGFFSYAHHIVKVDGKRGLFRGLSPRIVSSAISTVVRSKVKQQVELLSKRDELQTSLRKVVKETSHEMIIQCLSRVATHPFHVMSVRCMAQFVGREVKYGGIFSCIVKIFKEEGVAGFYVGLIPHVAGEVLFLWFCNLLAHFINTYAVDESVSPSPLWMLEERVYERQQAMFTQASAIRSYTKFVMGIAVSALTYPFMLVADIMAVNNCGLAAGLPPHSPIFKSWLQCWNHLSHKDQLFRGSSFFFRRVPVTSRPSTEG is encoded by the exons ATGTTTGGACGAAGAGTCTTGTACCTGCCTGGCTTCTTCTCCTACG CACATCACATTGTGAAAGTAGATGGAAAGAGAGGACTCTTCCGCGGCCTCTCGCCCCGTATCGTGTCCAGCGCCATCTCCACTGTGGTCAGGAGCAAAGTGAAACAG CAGGTGGAGCTTCTATCCAAGAGAGATGAGCTGCAGACATCACTTAGGAAAGTGGTGAAGGAG ACCTCACATGAGATGATCATCCAGTGCCTGTCCAGAGTAGCCACTCATCCTTTTCATG TTATGTCAGTGCGGTGTATGGCCCAGTTTGTTGGCAGAGAGGTGAAGTATGG TGGGATATTCAGTTGTATTGTCAAGATTTTTAAGGAGGAAGGAGTTGCTGGATTCTATGT cgGGCTCATACCCCACGTGGCGGGAGAAGTCCTCTTCCTGTGGTTTTGTAACCTCCTGGCTCACTTTATTAACACCTACGCTGTAGACGAAAGTGTAAGTCCTTCACCTTTATGGATGCTAGAAGAGAGAGTGTACGAAAGACAACAAGCTATG TTCACTCAGGCCTCAGCGATACGAAGCTACACTAAGTTTGTGATGGGT ATTGCAGTGAGTGCTCTGACATATCCATTCATGCTGGTGGCCGATATTATGGCAGTCAACAACTGTGG CTTGGCTGCAGGTCTTCCTCCTCACTCTCCCATCTTCAAGTCCTGGCTGCAATGCTGGAATCACCTGAGCCACAAG GATCAGCTCTTCAGAGGATCCAGCTTCTTTTTCCGCCGGGTGCCCGTCACCTCCCGGCCCTCCACCGAGGGATAA